ATGTTACTGAGAATTAGTTTTGTAATGTTAGGCAAAATGGAATTGATGCTATCAGACAGTGGCACAGAAGTCAATTTCAAACAAGGCTTCTTCTGGTctttatatttttgcacaaattacACATATAGCCTTTATATTCGGGCCCAAAGCATAAGTCAGACACTGCCCAGCTAGGCGCTATCTAAACATATGCTTCCCTGACTATACAAGTGGCTTACTACCAACTAAATGACATTAACATGCTTTACGGGTACCTTAGAAGAGCAAATGTCCTcttggaggttagccatcaataGTAAGTGCTCATggacacgaatgtattttctttcagtgtccgttccggtttttttgtggaccctatGTGGaacaatttatttcaatgggtccgcaaaaaaattaagtgactgtgcattctgtttccgtatggccgttccgcaaaagtatagaacatgtcctactattgtccgcattatggacaaggataggactgttctattaggggccagtttTTCCATTCCATccctattttttgcggaccacaaaatacatacagtcttgtgcatgagccctaacaatcTCCCCAGATAGCTCTCCCTCTCTCTAGTGCACACCTTGCACCTAAATAGCCCATCTACATGCTCTGACTCAGGACCTGACCAGACTTATTCTCTTCCTGGTTAGCTGCATTTACTATTATGAAGCTGAACAGGAACCGAAGGGAAGACATCTGGTCGGGACCTGAGTGTAAGAGCATGTAGCATGTGCGAGTTTAGAGGAGACGGCAGCATTGGTAGAGAGAAGGGTGGGTAAGCACTATCTTTCTTCCACAGGGCAGGAaaaagccaacccctttaatgtaatgaAAGACACTTACAACTTGAGTATCAGGTAACGCATGTTTTGATTGACTCCATCAAGTGTTTTTAGGTCTTCATCACTTAATTCAAAGTCAAAAATCTGTAAGAGAAAAAGGAAAATTCAATTAAAGGAGTCTGTTAAAAGTTTTGACTGATGAACTATTTTCTTTATAGGTGATCAATatttgattgctgggggtccgccACTTGGGAACCCCGCTGaacaactgtttgagaaggtaccggtGCTcgcagcagcgccacggccttctcggaGCTTTAGATGGGTGAACAGATCAGTTAGTGATTGATTTCCCCAGCAGTCGTTCCTTTCTCATCACAGGGAGAAGATATCCATTTGCTCATTCATAAGCTGATCAGCTGCTTGCTTATACGAACACTTGTGCCCGATTATTCGGCCGAGAATCATGCAATCTAATAGGGCTTTAAGATGTAACCTGGTGGTCAAAATTAGCAACAtccattgatttatttttattttttgcctaatTTACCTGGAAGTTCTGTTTGATCCTCTCAGGGCTGAAGCTTTTTGCAAGGACTACCACTCCCTTCTGTAGCAGATATCGCAAGGCCACCTGTGCCGGGGTGCGGTTCAGCTTCTTAGCTATTGCGTTTAAAATGGGATCTTCAAGCACTTTGGGAGCATTCTGATTAAacctaacaaaaaataaaataaaaaaagaattcacCTTTTATCattatttgtttcaatatttTTTGCTGAAtaagtattatagttgttatacacTTAGGGGACCATTTTTCTGGTGTATATATGTTTCAGATAGCAGGACAAAGGTTATTTACACTACAATCTGCCACTTTTCCCCGGTCACACAAAGTCTAAAGAAAAGGGGccatggtgtgggcagggaaggggaaggactggtaggcccatctcatttatccttTTCTACGCCCGTTTTAGGCATgggaaaaaaaagtccaaaaTTGAGCCAGCAGGGAAGTTGGCTTTCATTTGGACTGGCAgtggatgtgctgaagttatgtagaggccttgACCTCTTAACTTCGGCGGCTCCACCgcagggtttattaagaccggagtctaaaaagctggtcttaaaaaatgaccccattaattCTTGTATATATAGAACAGTACTATAGTAATGTCCCAGTAAAGTCTAATACTTCTTCTATGtacaatagtagttatattcttcaacACAGGGTGTGGTATTACCATGTAGGATAGTAAACCAGTATACTAGTTTTTACCTGTTCGGATATCTGCTTGATCCCAGTACAGCATATCCAACCAGCACAATGTCATGAGACTTGCAGAAATCCTTTAATTTGCTCTGATTGAGGTATATGTGACATTCCACCTGTATAAACAGATTAAACACATTATCTTGTCAAGTTGTGTTGAGTGACAATCAATAGGGTCATCATTGCAGCTCTTGAAAGGGCTCTCACTTAGCTTTCCAATGAACAGACAGAACCAAGAAATGTATGCATGAATAAAAAAATGACTCAAGATTATAAATTTAAAAAGGTGAATGCCTTAATTTTAAAGGGCAATACATATTAGTTACCTGGTTGCACACTGGTTTGTACTTCAGTCCTGACATGCTGAGAATTAGTTCCAATTGACTGCAGTTAAAATTGGAGACGCCGATGGATCGAACAAGCCCAGCATCTTTGCACGCTTCCATAGCCTAGAAATAACCAGACACTAAGTACATTTTGAGCAAAGTTAAATACCCTGACGCAACCTTAAAGCTTTATTGTTGGGTTCTGCCTTCTAAGCCTCTAAGACTACTTTAACATCTGTgttgtgctgtccggttttgagatctggtaCAGGCTCTCAAAACTGCAgcacaacgcttcagttttgtccccattcattatcaatggggacaaaactgaacaaacagaAACGGAGTGCAcaagaatgcattccgtttcagtttgttgtgttcccatgccggacacaaaattGCTAcaagcagcatttgtgtgcaccaaaaaccatgtaagtcaatggtgttgGATACGGCATCCATTGAATTAATAAtatatacaaccggatccattacAGATGCAGCCAGTTGAATTATTCAAACGGATGCATTGTGCTGTGATTTTGAGATCCCATGCCATATCTCAAAACCGGACaacaaaaacacagatgtgaaagtaacgTTACattcggcatgtttgccgtactgccgcaggaactccagcccacccccattatagtcaatagggccagAGCGGACCCCCGGCGGAAtgcatgcactagcggcagcatggatccggcaggctgttcacctgcggaacagcctgccggagaaggctgccactagtgtgaaagtagcctaagtcgatTCGGTCTTGGGAACAGTCTACCCCATTACTACGGCGGTTTATTTTCCTCCCACAACATTTCACTGTGTTAACTACTGTGGGGCTGCCATGAAAACCCTCTTATGGTGGTACTAGTTGGTTGCACGTAATGTCCCCGACAACCTCTCCATGTTGCTGGAGACTGTGTGGTCAGAGGGGTACACTCTTCCATTTGCAGTGGGAGTGCCCTGTACTCTCACATTTCTGATAGAGGTTTTTTCACTATTGAATGCCACTCATAGGCAGATACCACCCATCCCTGGGCTATTACTACTCTTCCCTGATATAGAGACACGTTCCACTTGGCCATACAATCGATTTTGGCACATACTTTGGTTATTGCAAAACTATTGGTGGTCAGACACTGGAAGGAGTCCACTTCTCTGACGATATGCGAGGTAATCTCTACAATCAATATTTCATGCCAATATGAGAAGCAACTAGCATACAGTTCACTTCGGAAATCGAAATTGGATTGGAAATTGTGAGTAGAGCACCCTTCATATTTACCTTCATGACCTTCCATATGTTCTGACATGATGATAATCAGTGACGGCATGTGTGTTTACATAGTTTTCTTTCATGTGTGTTTCTTATATGATGTaaacaaaaaacaacacacacaaaacctTTACTGAGCAGACAGTTGCATAGCGTGTGCCTAAAATCTTGAAGGGGTAGTGGTAATTGGTCTAGAGCCCCTTTACAAATAGAGGTATCATAAATTACCTTCCACGTTTCCCGAATATCTGTGTTATGAAAAATCAATTTTCCATTTTCATCCTTGGGTACAGGATCATCTCCAGgctgatggggaaaaaaaaggcattttcacATTTACTGTACATTTAATGCCTTTCTGATGTACTCAATTTTCATTTTCTCAATTTTATACCACCCTGCCCCTCAGACGTTAACTTTTTTTCTTCTATTCATATAGCAGTATAATTAAAAtttccatttaatattgcattcaTTGAAACTGGCAAAAGGATTATTAATGGAgtagaactgggggggggggggggggcgcccccCACCTTGTGGTAAAAATGTTACCTTTACTTTGCGGGTCAATATAATTAAAGCAATACCAAATAAATTGCTAtgtattgccatattctgactcccataactttATATTTCCCTCCATGGGGGTCTTTTTTTAGCAGGTATatctagtttttattgatatgcatGACTTTGTTCACTTAAAGGCGTTATCTAATTTCTCAAACCCCCTCACATGTGTCgggcccctcaccggtaatatacttaccctgcttcccgctccgctcctggtccccgcagtgccgctgctgcttctccctgcacacggatgaaaacatctagcAGGCGGGGactagcctccctagcgtcacccgcgatactAGGGAGGCTCGCTCCaaccccgcctgccattggctgctcccatgttttcatccatgtccagggagaagcagcagtggcggtgctGGGACCTGGAGTAGCGACAGGAGTGGagtaagtatattaccggtgaggggcccATAACATGTGAGGGGggtttgagaaattggataaccactttaattaAAAATTAGGGAAGGGAATAGTTGGGTTCAGAGTTGACTCCAATCAAAGACACTGCTGGCAAGCGTCTGCTGTGCAACCCAGCACTCACCCACTAGTTATGGTGCCCGATCCCCTCCTGAGTGAGTGCCATCTCTGAAAGCAAAATGGCTGTCGGGAAGGACTTTAACCATAAcgtatagtgatgagcgagcatgctctgccaaacttctgttcggcttgagcatcgctatgctcggcagatccaagTACTCAGCCGAATAATTcgggtgctcgaatacaattttatataatggaagtcaatgggagaaccccaggcaccccctgctcgaaagagaagagggtgtctgtttttttaaaaaaaggttagaaattggtggaaaccccatcaaaagatttggcaacagcattaagaggatagctggatgcatcttagactcttaTTATGTactacatacaatagacaactgcacaaagactatatgccaaaagctagCCAGCAAGCCAGCCATccgacagataacagccagcataccttaccatggcagccttgtgcactatgagatattacaAACCAACTCTGAtcagactgagaaccagtaaacctcaaagttattttacaTCTGtttgatggcttgggtggacctgcacacctagataaaTATCATTaaggcgacaaaaagttttccgattgccctaacataatattcaataacttttctatacagttttgtcatgtaaaaactcatttgcataaacatgggcatatgggaaagacatgcaaatgagcagaatctgccttatttttcagctgtcataagactatgaaaaccaatagatggtgctattgagttatgaacagtgccctctattaGTTTcaaagtcttatgacaagacaaatgttctatatttagtgttagggacccatctgcggaagccaccttgacgcctggtagatgggcctgacacatgtttgagcaaatatgtgcgctaagagcttccattaacatATTTATaatcggtattgtaccacttttatttagaatgacccccatttcttagctctattgtttgtatgtataatggtgtgcagccattttctttttataagacaaatattcttgtcagaagactagaGGGCGCTAtcgagttatgaacagcgccctctattggtttcacagtcttatgacaagacaaatattcttgtcagaagactatgaaaccaatagagaccgctgttcataactcaataacgccctctattggtttcatagtcttctgacaagaatattagactgagtatTATGACAAgcctattagtgtagccttttgcatggaaaatttgcaattaggatcttcgcgatctacactaggatgatatctgacacggggaagctgggtaataactcagtgataaaatctgacactgggaaagctgggtaataacttgcgATCTAACTGAGTTagtacccagcttttccagtgtcagatattatcactgacttactacataattattacataatgatcgctatattgctatatattcgttttttagaatattcgtaatattctaaaaaacaaatatatagcaatatatgactattatgtaataattatgtagttaGTCAgtaataatatctgacactggaaaagctgggtaatagctCAGTGTAGATCacaagttattacccagctttcccagtgtcagatatcatcctagtgtagatcgcaaatattctaaatcgcgaattttccatgcaaaaggctacactaataagctcgTCATAatactcagtctaatattcttgtcagaagcctatgaaaccaatagagggtgctattgagttatgaacagcgccctctattggtttcatagtcttctgacaagaatatttgtcttgtcataagactgttaaaccaatagagggcactgttcataAAGCAATAGCGCCATCTACTGGTTTTCATAGTCTGGAAAACAAGCCAGATTCtgcttatttgcatgtctttcccatatgcccatgtttatgcaaattagtttttacatgacaaaactgtataaaaaggttattgaatattatgtt
The Bufo gargarizans isolate SCDJY-AF-19 chromosome 2, ASM1485885v1, whole genome shotgun sequence genome window above contains:
- the LOC122928561 gene encoding aldo-keto reductase family 1 member C1-like isoform X1, which produces MALKSDACVVLNDGHKMPVIGFGTYAPETYTKEQAEESTKVAIEAGYRHIDGAFIYGNEAEVGKAIRSKIADGTVKREDIFYTGKLWNNSHAPERVRPALEHSLKDLGLDYMDLFLIHTPVEFKPGDDPVPKDENGKLIFHNTDIRETWKAMEACKDAGLVRSIGVSNFNCSQLELILSMSGLKYKPVCNQVECHIYLNQSKLKDFCKSHDIVLVGYAVLGSSRYPNRFNQNAPKVLEDPILNAIAKKLNRTPAQVALRYLLQKGVVVLAKSFSPERIKQNFQIFDFELSDEDLKTLDGVNQNMRYLILKLWKEHPNYPYNDEY
- the LOC122928561 gene encoding aldo-keto reductase family 1 member C1-like isoform X2; the protein is MGKNGMYTKEQAEESTKVAIEAGYRHIDGAFIYGNEAEVGKAIRSKIADGTVKREDIFYTGKLWNNSHAPERVRPALEHSLKDLGLDYMDLFLIHTPVEFKPGDDPVPKDENGKLIFHNTDIRETWKAMEACKDAGLVRSIGVSNFNCSQLELILSMSGLKYKPVCNQVECHIYLNQSKLKDFCKSHDIVLVGYAVLGSSRYPNRFNQNAPKVLEDPILNAIAKKLNRTPAQVALRYLLQKGVVVLAKSFSPERIKQNFQIFDFELSDEDLKTLDGVNQNMRYLILKLWKEHPNYPYNDEY